The Desulfonatronospira thiodismutans ASO3-1 DNA segment AACACCGCCCGGAAACTCCAGAAGCTCCATGGCCATGGCGTTTTCTACGCCGTAGACACGGGCAATGCCGTCTCCAACGGACAGAACCACGCCGGTTTCGCTCATTTCCACACGCTTTTCGTAATTCTTGATCTGGCCTTCGATGATCTGGCTGATTTCTTCTGCTTTTATTTGCATAGCCCTATTCACCCCTTTTGATGTTTTCTTTCAAAATTTGCAGTTGAGCCTTTATGCTGGCATCCAACACCTTGTCCCCGACCTTAAGCACCAGTCCCCCAACGATTTCCGGATCTACCTTGTAGTCCAGGGTAACCTGCTGACCGGACTGTTTTTCAAGTTTGCCCACGATATCCTGCTTGAGATTGTCCGCCAGCTTGATGGCCGTCACAATTTCTCCGCGCAGGACACCCTGGTAATCATCCAGAAGCTTGGCGTAATAGACCTGAATCTCAGTAAGGTGATCCAGCCTGCCCTTGTCTGCAAGCAGGTGGCAAAAATTGGAAATTGTCTTGCTGGGTTTGAGCTTGCCCAGCACCTTGGTTAGAATGCCTTTTTTTTCAGACACGCTGATTACCGGATTGCGGAAAATCCTGAAAAGCTCGGGTGAGCCCTCGAGAACATCCGCAATACTGGCCAAATCGTCACCGTAAGCCTTGAGCTCCTTGTCTCCCTGCTTCTGGCCCAGGGCGAAAAGGGCGCGGGCGTATCTCCTGGCTACAATATTACCTATCAATTTAGCACCACCCTTGTTAAGCTGTCGTTAATAAGAGCCTTGTGATCCTCGGCCTTCAACTTTTTCTTGATCATGGCCTCGGTGGATTCCACCACTTTTTCGGCCAGTTCAGCGCGGATTTCCTGCAGGGCCAGCTTGGCTTCCTGCTGAGCGGAAACCTTGGCCTGTTCCTTGATCTGCTCGGCCTGGCTCTCGGCCTTGGCCACTATCTGCTGCTTGAGGGTTTCCCCCTGGGTTTTGGCCTGTTCCAGTATCTGGGCCCGTTCCTGCTCCAGGTTAGAAATACTTTTTTCCACATCCTGAAGCTTCTTTTCAGCCTCCTGGCGTCTTGTTTCCAGGTCCTTGATTTCGGTTTCGATTTCGTTGCTGCGGCTGGGGAAAAATTCGAAAAGCTTTTTGCCCCCGGCATAATAAATGATGGTCAAAAAGATGATAAAGTTTATCACTCTCCAGATCTGATCCCTGGCATCATCGGGAAGGGTCAGGGGATCTGCCAGATTGAACAGAGCAGCCGCCAGCAGTACTGCCCCCAGAATAAGCAATTTTGTCTTTGTGTTCACCGCGTAAGCCCCCCTTTTTTCAATTTAGGCCTTGCCCAGAATTCTGTCTGCGGCATGTCCTGCAAATTTATCCACCTGTTTCTTAAGCGCCGTCAGTGCGCTCTCCTTCTCCTTCCTGGCCTTCTCCCTGGCAGACTGCAGGATAGATGAGGCCTCATCCGAGGCTGCCTGCACAATCTGCTTTTCCGTATCCAGACCCTCATTCTTTTTCTCCTGCCTGAGCTCCTGTGCCTTCAGGCGCGCCATTTCCAGCTCCTTTTCATACGTCTTGAGCTTCTCATCCGCCCGTGAATTGAAGCTTTCGACATCCTCGACCTTCTGGTTCATGATCTCTGCACGCTTGCGGAGCATGCCCCTTATCGGCTTGTACAGGATCAGGTTCAGCAGCAACAGGACAATGAAAAAATTGACCAATTGAATAAAAAAGGTGATGTCTAAATCAATCATACGCCCTCCGGAGAATGTGAATTTTGGTTCAAAGCTGGCTTTGCCTGTAAAATTTCTATTTGGCTTTAGCCAATTTGCAAACTTGTGTCAAAGGCTTTTTCCACTTTTCCTGTTTCCGGAAAAACCTGCTCTGATCAGTTATTTTCAAGGAATCAAGGCTGTTGCCCGGCAAAAAAGAAAAAAACATCTAAATAA contains these protein-coding regions:
- a CDS encoding F0F1 ATP synthase subunit delta — translated: MIGNIVARRYARALFALGQKQGDKELKAYGDDLASIADVLEGSPELFRIFRNPVISVSEKKGILTKVLGKLKPSKTISNFCHLLADKGRLDHLTEIQVYYAKLLDDYQGVLRGEIVTAIKLADNLKQDIVGKLEKQSGQQVTLDYKVDPEIVGGLVLKVGDKVLDASIKAQLQILKENIKRGE
- a CDS encoding ATP synthase F0 subunit B, with the translated sequence MIDLDITFFIQLVNFFIVLLLLNLILYKPIRGMLRKRAEIMNQKVEDVESFNSRADEKLKTYEKELEMARLKAQELRQEKKNEGLDTEKQIVQAASDEASSILQSAREKARKEKESALTALKKQVDKFAGHAADRILGKA
- a CDS encoding F0F1 ATP synthase subunit B family protein — encoded protein: MNTKTKLLILGAVLLAAALFNLADPLTLPDDARDQIWRVINFIIFLTIIYYAGGKKLFEFFPSRSNEIETEIKDLETRRQEAEKKLQDVEKSISNLEQERAQILEQAKTQGETLKQQIVAKAESQAEQIKEQAKVSAQQEAKLALQEIRAELAEKVVESTEAMIKKKLKAEDHKALINDSLTRVVLN